Proteins from one Amycolatopsis benzoatilytica AK 16/65 genomic window:
- a CDS encoding cytochrome P450: MATTRVTASPDLSELPPADVRPARASALDIGRVAARVVVPMAGIGLIKRRPRAMSVAQRLQPDRSAIRLLGDLRGRYGPGPLDVSVPGRPFQLLLDPAQVGRLLADAPTPFSPDTTEKAAALRHFQPHGVLISQGDTRARRRDLNESVLQPGRAAHELAGSWTKLVRDEAQEMLCDGPELDATRFTEHFWAIVRRIVLGGDTTADRRVTDLLGRLRLDANWAYAHPRRGDERRRFLSLLTRQLDLDRPGSLGAAVRGHPADPDLDPVGQVPHWLFAFDAASLVTFRALALLVAHPDELARAHAEADRADLSTPQQLPYLRACVLESIRLWPTTPALLRESTEDTDWGPAGTTMLVYTPFFHRDPDILPYADSFSPDIWLDGQAAANPALVPFSAGPAVCPGRDVVLFTTSTLLAALLQLASFGPRGNAADLRPGRLPATLDHFGIRFALT, encoded by the coding sequence ATGGCGACCACCCGCGTGACCGCGAGCCCTGACCTGTCCGAACTGCCCCCGGCCGACGTCCGCCCGGCGCGGGCCTCGGCCCTCGACATCGGGCGCGTCGCGGCGAGGGTGGTCGTCCCCATGGCCGGCATCGGCCTGATCAAGCGGCGGCCGCGGGCGATGAGCGTCGCGCAGCGGCTGCAGCCCGACCGCTCGGCCATCCGCCTGCTCGGCGACCTGCGCGGCCGGTACGGACCGGGCCCGCTCGACGTGTCCGTCCCCGGCCGGCCGTTCCAGCTGCTGCTGGATCCGGCACAGGTCGGCCGCCTATTGGCCGACGCGCCGACCCCGTTCAGCCCGGACACCACGGAGAAGGCGGCCGCGCTGCGGCATTTCCAGCCGCACGGAGTGCTGATCTCCCAGGGCGACACCCGCGCCCGTCGCCGCGACCTCAACGAATCCGTGCTCCAGCCCGGCCGGGCCGCTCACGAACTGGCCGGTTCCTGGACGAAACTCGTCCGCGACGAAGCGCAGGAAATGCTCTGCGACGGCCCGGAGCTCGACGCGACCCGGTTTACCGAGCATTTCTGGGCGATCGTCCGGCGAATCGTGCTCGGCGGCGACACCACCGCGGACCGGCGCGTCACCGATCTGCTGGGCCGGCTCCGTCTCGACGCGAACTGGGCGTACGCCCATCCGCGCCGCGGGGACGAGCGCCGACGGTTCCTGTCCCTGCTCACCCGGCAGCTCGATCTCGACCGGCCGGGCAGCCTCGGCGCGGCGGTGCGCGGACACCCTGCCGACCCGGATTTGGACCCGGTCGGCCAGGTCCCCCACTGGCTGTTCGCTTTCGACGCCGCGTCGCTCGTCACGTTCCGCGCCCTCGCCCTGCTCGTCGCCCACCCCGACGAGCTGGCCCGCGCACATGCCGAAGCCGACCGGGCAGACCTCTCGACCCCGCAGCAGCTTCCCTACCTTCGGGCGTGCGTGCTCGAGTCGATTCGGCTGTGGCCCACCACGCCCGCGCTGCTGCGCGAGAGCACCGAAGACACCGATTGGGGCCCCGCTGGCACCACGATGCTGGTGTACACGCCGTTCTTCCACCGCGACCCGGACATCTTGCCGTACGCGGATTCTTTCTCCCCGGACATCTGGCTCGACGGCCAGGCCGCCGCCAACCCCGCGCTAGTGCCGTTCAGCGCCGGCCCCGCGGTGTGCCCGGGCCGCGACGTCGTGCTTTTCACCACGTCGACCCTGCTCGCCGCGTTGCTGCAGCTGGCGAGTTTCGGACCGCGGGGGAACGCCGCTGACCTGCGGCCCGGGCGGCTGCCCGCGACGTTGGATCACTTCGGGATCCGCTTCGCGCTCACTTGA
- a CDS encoding type 1 glutamine amidotransferase domain-containing protein codes for MARVAVLVDEMVEDDEFRVPCERLRAAGHEPVVVGLKRGKELTALHGTQFTADQAVDDVGAADFDGVVVPGGYSPDKIRTNESMIALVRETAEAGKPVAAVCHGPWLLAEAGLARGRTLTSWPSLRTDLRNAGAEWVDREVVADGDVITSRNPGDLDAFCDVLLERLK; via the coding sequence ATGGCACGAGTGGCAGTGCTGGTGGACGAGATGGTCGAGGACGACGAGTTCCGGGTGCCGTGCGAACGGCTGCGCGCGGCCGGGCACGAGCCGGTCGTGGTCGGATTGAAGCGCGGGAAGGAGCTGACCGCTCTGCACGGCACCCAGTTCACCGCCGATCAGGCGGTGGACGACGTGGGCGCGGCGGACTTCGACGGAGTGGTGGTGCCCGGCGGATACTCGCCGGACAAGATCCGCACGAACGAGTCGATGATCGCACTGGTGCGCGAGACAGCCGAAGCGGGCAAGCCGGTCGCGGCGGTGTGCCACGGACCGTGGCTGCTGGCCGAAGCCGGCCTGGCGCGCGGGCGGACGCTGACCTCGTGGCCGTCGTTGCGGACTGACCTGCGCAATGCCGGCGCGGAGTGGGTGGACCGGGAGGTCGTCGCGGACGGCGATGTGATCACCTCGCGCAACCCCGGCGACCTGGACGCGTTCTGCGACGTCCTGCTGGAACGGCTGAAGTAA